One genomic segment of Clostridium saccharoperbutylacetonicum N1-4(HMT) includes these proteins:
- the cysS gene encoding cysteine--tRNA ligase: protein MTLKIFNTISKKEEEFKEIEAGKVKMYACGPTVYNFAHIGNLRSYIFEDILKKALEYEGYEVTHMINITDVGHLQSDEDTGEDKMELGAKRENKSVLELARFYEASFLSDLEKLNIKKPNIIARATEHIEDMINLIKKLEEKGFTYIANGNVYFSIDKFEDYHKLANLNMNEMKAGSRIKIDEFKKNPFDFVLWFVNSKYENHILQWQSPWGKGFPGWHIECSAMAIKYLGEYIDIHCGGVDHIPVHHTNEIAQSESALDHKWINYWIHGEFLTTDSEKMSKSSGEFLTLEKLIKDGFSPIDYRYYVLQSKYRKTLAFTYDKLEEAKKSLDSLRKKISGIIANIDITEVTNVDAVNKYKSDFKECINDDLNIANAFTVLYEVIKDNYISNNEKKQLIEDFDRIFSLNLIQEQGNNKLNEERIKYIEGLINERAQARVNKEWNKSDKIREALLQEGIEITDTKEGTVWKLR, encoded by the coding sequence ATGACATTAAAAATTTTTAATACCATAAGTAAAAAGGAAGAAGAATTTAAAGAAATAGAAGCTGGGAAGGTAAAAATGTATGCATGTGGACCAACGGTGTATAACTTTGCCCATATAGGAAATTTGAGAAGTTATATTTTTGAAGATATATTAAAGAAGGCATTAGAGTATGAGGGCTATGAAGTTACACATATGATAAACATAACGGATGTGGGACATTTGCAATCGGATGAAGATACTGGTGAAGATAAAATGGAACTTGGTGCTAAGAGAGAAAATAAAAGTGTTTTGGAATTAGCTAGATTTTATGAAGCTAGTTTCTTATCAGACTTAGAAAAATTGAATATTAAAAAGCCAAACATAATAGCAAGGGCAACTGAACATATTGAAGACATGATAAATTTAATAAAAAAATTAGAGGAAAAAGGTTTTACCTACATAGCTAATGGAAATGTTTATTTTTCAATAGATAAATTTGAGGATTATCATAAATTAGCAAACTTAAACATGAATGAAATGAAAGCTGGAAGTAGAATTAAAATTGATGAATTTAAGAAAAACCCCTTTGATTTTGTACTATGGTTTGTTAATTCTAAATATGAAAATCATATACTTCAATGGCAATCACCTTGGGGAAAAGGGTTTCCTGGTTGGCATATAGAGTGCTCTGCAATGGCTATTAAGTATCTAGGAGAATATATTGATATTCATTGTGGTGGAGTAGATCATATACCTGTACATCATACTAATGAAATAGCTCAATCTGAAAGTGCTTTAGATCATAAATGGATAAACTATTGGATACATGGAGAGTTTTTGACAACTGATAGCGAAAAAATGTCTAAATCAAGTGGGGAATTCTTAACTTTGGAAAAATTAATAAAGGATGGATTTTCACCAATAGATTATAGATATTATGTGTTACAATCAAAATATAGGAAAACATTAGCGTTTACTTATGATAAACTAGAAGAAGCTAAAAAGTCGTTAGACAGCTTAAGAAAAAAGATATCAGGTATTATTGCTAACATAGATATTACTGAAGTTACCAATGTTGACGCAGTAAATAAGTATAAGTCAGATTTTAAGGAATGCATAAATGATGATTTAAATATAGCAAATGCTTTTACTGTTTTATATGAAGTTATAAAAGATAATTATATTAGTAATAATGAAAAGAAACAATTAATAGAAGATTTTGATAGGATTTTTTCTTTAAATTTAATTCAAGAGCAAGGGAATAATAAACTAAATGAAGAAAGAATTAAGTATATTGAAGGATTAATTAATGAAAGAGCTCAAGCTAGAGTTAATAAAGAGTGGAACAAGTCTGATAAAATTAGAGAGGCTTTGCTTCAAGAAGGAATCGAAATTACAGATACTAAGGAAGGGACTGTGTGGAAGTTAAGATGA
- a CDS encoding phosphotransferase system cellobiose-specific component IIB has protein sequence MIKILLCCGGGFSSSALCHKVEKEISENNMQNDFFIEFSAFALIKKRINEFDIIVCCPHLIMSVNRFLKNSNPDKPIYILPPRMYGLISFKELALDVIDIIDLYNKNKINPVHFPREENTMMITRNVAYRNSKK, from the coding sequence ATGATAAAAATACTTTTATGCTGTGGTGGTGGTTTTTCTTCAAGTGCTTTATGCCATAAAGTTGAAAAAGAAATCTCTGAAAATAATATGCAAAATGATTTTTTTATTGAATTTTCTGCTTTTGCATTGATAAAAAAGAGAATTAATGAATTTGATATAATTGTATGCTGCCCTCATCTGATAATGAGTGTAAATAGATTTCTTAAAAATTCAAATCCCGATAAACCAATTTATATCCTTCCACCAAGAATGTATGGATTAATTAGCTTTAAGGAATTGGCCTTAGATGTTATAGATATAATCGATTTGTATAACAAAAATAAAATTAACCCTGTACATTTTCCTAGAGAAGAAAATACCATGATGATTACAAGAAATGTTGCTTATAGAAATAGCAAAAAATAG
- a CDS encoding HD-GYP domain-containing protein: protein MKEIAEELSVFFNYSDNVSYENDDVNYSKIVNVFDSFENMHKMSKDDFLEKIFVGAFKLIPEAQKGSFFELVEDKYVPIFCNGYDMDVLRKLEFKREDAFIEYQCSDVSSIEAYEIYIERRDDSKYSEEMINIFKSLGTYNSYTSLYAPIQVEGVNVGIICFECFDKKSFSKDSKKVLKFYAQIISNFYAMKTFHEKEKKMYDDIVTALVSAIEVNDKYTEGHAKRVREYSCAIAEELELPKVKINDISTAALLHDIGKIGISTEILNKPGKLTEEEYGIIKQHPVYTKTILEKIRGFSTITNFAYNHHENYDGSGYPRGLKNNEIPLEAQIIQVADAYDAMTSERAYRKALSTEDALNIIKKEMGKQFNPEIAKVAIKIFSK from the coding sequence ATGAAAGAAATAGCGGAAGAATTATCGGTGTTTTTTAACTATTCAGATAATGTTAGTTATGAAAATGATGATGTGAATTATAGTAAAATAGTTAATGTATTTGATTCTTTTGAGAATATGCATAAAATGAGTAAAGACGATTTCTTAGAGAAAATTTTTGTTGGTGCATTTAAACTTATACCTGAAGCACAAAAGGGATCATTTTTTGAACTTGTAGAAGATAAGTATGTGCCAATATTTTGTAACGGTTATGATATGGATGTATTAAGAAAGCTTGAATTTAAGAGAGAGGATGCATTTATTGAGTATCAATGTTCAGATGTGTCAAGCATAGAAGCATATGAGATTTATATAGAAAGACGTGATGATTCAAAATATTCTGAAGAAATGATTAATATATTTAAATCACTGGGAACATACAATAGTTATACATCACTATATGCACCAATTCAAGTCGAAGGTGTGAATGTAGGAATAATATGTTTTGAGTGCTTTGATAAAAAAAGCTTTTCTAAAGATTCAAAGAAAGTATTAAAGTTTTATGCTCAAATTATATCTAACTTCTATGCTATGAAAACTTTTCATGAGAAAGAAAAAAAGATGTACGACGATATAGTAACAGCATTGGTGTCGGCTATTGAAGTTAATGATAAATATACTGAAGGTCATGCAAAAAGAGTAAGGGAATACAGTTGCGCAATTGCAGAAGAACTTGAACTTCCTAAGGTTAAAATTAATGATATTAGTACAGCTGCTTTATTACATGATATTGGGAAGATTGGAATCTCCACAGAAATATTAAATAAACCAGGTAAATTAACTGAAGAAGAATACGGTATTATCAAGCAGCATCCAGTGTATACCAAGACCATTTTAGAAAAAATTAGAGGCTTTTCTACAATAACTAATTTTGCCTATAATCATCATGAAAATTATGATGGATCTGGATACCCACGAGGTTTAAAGAATAATGAAATACCTTTAGAAGCTCAAATTATTCAAGTAGCGGATGCTTACGATGCAATGACTTCGGAAAGAGCATATAGAAAGGCATTATCTACAGAGGATGCATTAAACATAATAAAGAAGGAAATGGGAAAGCAATTCAATCCTGAAATAGCAAAGGTTGCAATAAAAATATTTTCAAAATAA
- a CDS encoding NADH peroxidase — translation MKRFICTICGYIHEGDTPPEICPICKAGADKFKEMKDELNFADEHRIGIANGLNDELLEGLRANFIGECTEVGMYLAMSRQADREGYPEVGEAYKRIAFEEAEHAAKFAEILGEVVVADTKSNLSARVEAEYGACEGKKKLATIAKENNLDAIHDTVHEMCKDEARHGRAFKGLLDRYFSK, via the coding sequence ATGAAAAGATTTATTTGTACTATTTGTGGTTATATCCATGAAGGTGATACTCCACCAGAAATTTGCCCTATTTGTAAAGCAGGTGCTGACAAATTTAAAGAAATGAAAGATGAATTAAATTTTGCTGATGAGCATAGAATTGGAATTGCAAACGGACTAAATGATGAATTATTAGAAGGTTTGCGAGCTAATTTTATAGGGGAATGCACTGAAGTTGGAATGTATTTAGCCATGTCTCGTCAAGCAGATAGAGAAGGTTATCCAGAAGTTGGTGAAGCCTATAAGAGAATTGCCTTTGAAGAAGCAGAGCATGCAGCAAAATTTGCTGAAATTCTCGGTGAAGTTGTAGTTGCCGATACAAAGTCTAATTTAAGCGCCAGAGTCGAAGCAGAATATGGTGCTTGTGAGGGCAAAAAGAAACTTGCAACAATTGCTAAGGAAAATAATTTAGATGCAATACATGATACAGTCCATGAAATGTGTAAAGATGAAGCTAGACATGGAAGAGCATTTAAGGGTTTGCTTGATAGGTACTTCAGTAAATAA
- a CDS encoding MerR family transcriptional regulator, producing MFLKGGEILKISEFAKRSGVTVKALRYYDRIGLLQPSVKTDSGYRIYCDEDFIKLQQVTTLKFIGLSLDEIKQLINNKHENIHSMIDVQTRALEESKKHIDIVLTALYKAKAQLENYNNLEVQQLIDIIKITNMETKAKQRFNNASKQYVTDSYYWRSKTAELINELVRPQIKDVILDLGCGTGKQLIELSTKVRLGIGIDISEGMLSQAKINLKNEKASNIEFYTGTFEEPELSVDLYKKGITKIITNYSLHHLSTYYKQKVIKKMIDIGGEALEKIIIGDLMFFENPENHKDEFNVVGYGPEVDFPSRVEELMECFSNFNFTVEVHKLHPLVGIIVANRIK from the coding sequence ATGTTTTTGAAGGGAGGTGAAATCTTGAAAATTAGTGAGTTTGCTAAAAGGTCAGGTGTAACTGTGAAAGCATTACGGTATTATGATAGGATTGGATTGCTGCAACCTTCTGTAAAGACAGATTCAGGTTATAGAATTTATTGTGATGAAGATTTTATTAAATTACAACAGGTTACTACTTTGAAATTTATTGGATTATCCCTTGATGAGATTAAACAACTAATAAATAATAAGCATGAAAATATACATAGTATGATTGATGTTCAAACAAGAGCTTTGGAGGAAAGTAAAAAGCACATTGATATAGTTCTTACTGCTTTATACAAAGCAAAAGCGCAGCTTGAAAATTATAATAATTTGGAAGTTCAGCAGCTTATTGATATTATCAAGATTACAAATATGGAGACAAAAGCAAAACAAAGATTTAACAATGCAAGTAAACAATACGTTACTGATAGTTACTACTGGAGGTCTAAAACAGCAGAATTAATAAATGAATTAGTAAGGCCTCAGATTAAGGATGTCATACTTGATTTAGGGTGTGGTACAGGAAAACAATTAATTGAATTATCAACAAAAGTAAGATTAGGAATTGGTATAGATATTAGTGAAGGGATGCTAAGTCAAGCTAAGATTAATTTAAAAAATGAAAAGGCATCAAATATAGAATTCTATACAGGAACATTTGAAGAGCCTGAATTAAGTGTTGATTTGTATAAGAAAGGTATTACTAAAATTATAACTAATTATTCTTTACATCATTTATCCACTTATTATAAACAAAAAGTTATTAAAAAAATGATCGATATAGGTGGGGAAGCCTTAGAAAAAATTATTATCGGTGATTTGATGTTTTTTGAAAATCCTGAAAATCATAAAGATGAGTTTAATGTAGTTGGATATGGGCCGGAAGTTGATTTTCCATCTAGGGTTGAAGAATTAATGGAATGTTTTTCAAACTTTAATTTTACTGTCGAAGTACACAAGTTACATCCGCTTGTAGGTATTATTGTAGCAAATAGGATTAAATGA
- a CDS encoding HAD family hydrolase → MDNKFEYILFDLDGTITDSGEGITKSVQYALKDFGIEVENIKELNKFIGPPLKDSFKRFYNFDDEKAELGLRKYREYYADKGIYENSLYDGIVEVLDKLKKSNKKIILATSKPEVYAKEILKYFKIDEYFTFVGGADFEETRVSKGDVIKYALKEAQVSDLSKTIMIGDREHDIIGAKENNIKSIGVLYGYGDVIELTQARADHIIKNVDELIDIIL, encoded by the coding sequence TTGGATAATAAGTTTGAATATATATTGTTTGATTTAGATGGAACAATTACTGATTCTGGTGAAGGAATAACAAAATCTGTTCAATATGCTTTAAAAGATTTTGGAATTGAAGTAGAAAATATTAAGGAATTGAATAAATTTATAGGTCCACCATTAAAGGATTCATTCAAAAGATTTTATAATTTTGATGATGAAAAAGCAGAATTAGGTCTAAGAAAATACAGAGAGTATTATGCAGATAAAGGGATTTATGAAAATAGTTTATATGATGGAATTGTTGAAGTTTTAGACAAACTTAAGAAAAGTAATAAAAAAATCATACTTGCTACATCAAAGCCTGAAGTGTATGCAAAAGAAATATTGAAATACTTTAAGATTGACGAATATTTTACTTTTGTGGGTGGTGCAGATTTTGAGGAAACAAGAGTAAGCAAAGGTGATGTCATTAAGTATGCTTTAAAAGAGGCACAAGTATCTGATTTATCGAAAACTATTATGATTGGCGACAGGGAACATGATATAATTGGTGCTAAGGAAAATAATATTAAATCAATAGGTGTTCTTTATGGATATGGTGATGTAATAGAATTAACTCAAGCTAGGGCAGACCATATTATAAAAAATGTGGACGAATTAATAGATATTATTTTATAA
- a CDS encoding HD domain-containing protein, with product MKEKISIIINEMIKYYAGDPRRVNHFLKVFSFAKSIGELENLDKAAQEVLEVAAVMHDIGIKVSEEKYNSSAGNYQEIEGPPVAKEMLLGLDYDLKFIDRVCYLIGHHHTYSKIDGIDYQVLIEADFLVNIYEDEIKMPQIQSIKEKYFKTKAGTVFLDNLYL from the coding sequence ATGAAAGAAAAGATAAGTATCATAATAAATGAAATGATAAAATATTATGCTGGTGATCCAAGAAGAGTTAATCACTTTTTGAAGGTATTTTCATTTGCTAAGTCTATTGGTGAATTAGAAAATTTAGATAAGGCTGCTCAAGAAGTTTTGGAAGTAGCAGCTGTAATGCATGATATAGGAATTAAAGTTAGTGAAGAAAAATATAATTCTTCAGCAGGGAATTATCAAGAAATTGAGGGCCCACCAGTTGCAAAAGAAATGCTTTTAGGGCTTGATTATGATTTGAAGTTTATTGATAGAGTATGTTATTTAATTGGACATCATCATACATACAGTAAAATTGATGGGATAGATTATCAAGTATTAATAGAAGCCGATTTTTTGGTTAATATTTATGAAGATGAAATTAAAATGCCTCAAATTCAAAGTATTAAGGAAAAATATTTTAAAACAAAAGCCGGAACAGTGTTTTTAGATAATTTGTATTTGTAA
- a CDS encoding DUF1540 domain-containing protein, with amino-acid sequence MERINCNVSNCSHNKTGICYSNRVDIGGMSANSTQGTCCGSFLHEYHYSHLTNNTNSQGQCDALTCNVESCIHNSNRLCGLESVYVSGNGAQIYSETRCSSFDSKDE; translated from the coding sequence ATGGAAAGAATTAATTGTAATGTTTCTAATTGTTCACACAATAAAACTGGAATTTGTTATTCCAACAGAGTTGATATTGGTGGAATGTCTGCAAATAGTACACAAGGAACCTGTTGTGGATCTTTTTTACATGAATACCATTATAGCCACCTAACTAATAATACAAATTCACAAGGCCAATGCGATGCACTTACTTGCAACGTTGAAAGCTGCATTCATAACTCAAATAGATTGTGTGGACTAGAGTCTGTATATGTATCAGGAAACGGTGCTCAAATTTATTCTGAAACAAGATGTTCTAGTTTTGATTCTAAAGACGAGTAA
- a CDS encoding lipase family alpha/beta hydrolase: MIAFTIAFILSVVIVLLVCLDNVKKITLLKRSFFNVYLFFAPHIVLLEYFLINNSFLVNNYFVLSWISLTIILFILYIWLRINLSPGNKKENITQRLKVMLSGRGLILYGLYTLMIQVPIYTIGINIVKNVNIPKHIFILDIIVLIVSISILLFNGTIRILFVSNKLSIARKYFIGIISLVPGINIFIMLYLIHVAGSEYDHESYKVNNNEIKIESDVCKTKYPLMLVHGVGFRDYKYINYWGRIPKELIKNGAEIYYGNQEAWGTIEYNAYEIKERIIRVLKETNAEKVNIIAHSKGGLDARYVISKLKMGNYVASLTTISTPHRGCKFVDKACKLPNWLYKGVAWLFDKYYAHQGDKKPDFYTASRQFSTFNSKRFNEEVKDDKQVYYQSYVTALKCVISDYVLSIPYLMIKAIDGENDGLVSVESAKWGEFKGILRNKYRRGISHADIVDFRRADYKEFEVVKKYIEIVSELKRKGY, encoded by the coding sequence GTGATTGCTTTTACAATAGCCTTTATTTTAAGTGTAGTCATTGTATTGTTAGTTTGTCTAGACAATGTAAAGAAGATTACATTGCTTAAGAGAAGTTTTTTTAATGTTTATTTATTCTTTGCGCCACATATTGTTCTACTTGAATATTTTTTAATAAACAATTCATTCTTAGTAAATAATTATTTTGTGTTAAGTTGGATTAGCTTGACAATAATTCTTTTTATTTTATATATTTGGTTAAGGATAAACCTGTCTCCAGGCAATAAAAAAGAAAATATTACTCAAAGGTTAAAGGTAATGCTTAGTGGCAGAGGTCTTATCCTGTATGGATTATATACATTAATGATTCAAGTACCTATATATACTATTGGTATTAATATTGTGAAGAATGTTAATATACCAAAACATATATTCATATTGGATATTATTGTTTTAATAGTTAGCATTTCAATTTTACTTTTCAATGGAACAATAAGAATTTTATTTGTTTCAAACAAGTTAAGTATAGCTAGAAAGTATTTTATAGGGATTATAAGTTTAGTGCCGGGGATAAATATTTTCATAATGCTATACTTAATTCATGTGGCAGGCTCAGAGTATGATCATGAAAGTTATAAAGTTAATAATAATGAAATTAAAATTGAATCAGATGTTTGCAAGACAAAGTACCCTCTAATGCTTGTTCATGGTGTGGGGTTTAGAGACTATAAATATATAAATTATTGGGGAAGAATACCTAAGGAGTTAATTAAAAATGGAGCAGAGATTTATTATGGAAATCAGGAGGCATGGGGGACTATTGAATATAATGCTTATGAAATTAAAGAAAGAATTATTCGAGTTTTAAAAGAAACAAATGCAGAAAAGGTAAATATAATTGCTCATTCAAAAGGAGGCTTAGATGCACGCTATGTAATTAGTAAATTAAAGATGGGAAATTATGTTGCCTCTTTAACTACAATTTCAACGCCACATAGGGGCTGTAAATTTGTAGATAAAGCATGTAAGCTTCCTAATTGGTTATATAAAGGAGTCGCATGGCTTTTTGATAAATATTATGCGCATCAAGGAGATAAAAAACCTGATTTTTATACTGCCAGCAGGCAATTTTCAACTTTTAATAGTAAAAGATTTAATGAAGAAGTAAAAGATGATAAGCAGGTTTATTATCAAAGTTATGTTACTGCTTTAAAATGTGTGATTAGTGATTATGTACTTTCAATACCATATCTTATGATTAAAGCAATAGATGGAGAAAATGATGGGCTTGTATCTGTTGAATCAGCTAAATGGGGAGAGTTTAAGGGAATCTTGAGAAATAAATATAGACGTGGGATTTCTCATGCAGATATAGTTGATTTTAGGAGGGCTGATTATAAAGAATTTGAGGTTGTAAAAAAATATATAGAAATAGTATCTGAATTAAAACGTAAAGGATATTAA
- a CDS encoding aromatic acid exporter family protein, translating to MMKYLQSKTFKMALSATIAIIISNYIGLKFGVTAGIIAILSIQETKKEALLVAGRRLIACAAAILLSFLLFWLLGNNPIVFGLFLLIFISGTILLKIEDGMVMGAVLSTHLLSSTDINVSWIINEVQLTIIGIGVAMLFNLYSSSLDDEFDKNKARIEDCYRGILSDMAVSLVTQTVPIYEKKILLEVEGLVNKSKLIAQAINNNNLFSINNYYVSYIEMRIIQLEVIKRMKRHFSRFYMTFEQTKILSEFTNNVAMNLHEDNDCLELLERLNLLRKDYKNMELPKNREEFENRALLFQFLNDLEDFLNAKREFKEYF from the coding sequence ATGATGAAATATTTACAATCAAAAACTTTTAAGATGGCGTTGTCAGCAACAATAGCAATAATTATATCTAATTATATAGGCTTAAAATTTGGGGTAACAGCAGGTATAATTGCAATACTGAGTATACAAGAAACAAAGAAAGAAGCTTTATTAGTTGCTGGTAGAAGATTAATAGCATGTGCTGCAGCAATACTATTATCTTTTTTATTATTTTGGTTATTAGGAAATAATCCAATAGTGTTTGGATTGTTTTTACTCATATTTATTTCAGGGACAATATTGCTAAAAATAGAAGATGGAATGGTAATGGGTGCAGTTCTCTCAACCCATCTTTTATCGAGTACTGATATTAATGTCTCTTGGATTATAAACGAAGTTCAGTTAACTATAATAGGCATTGGGGTTGCAATGTTGTTCAATTTATATTCATCATCTTTAGATGATGAATTTGATAAGAATAAAGCACGAATAGAAGATTGCTATAGGGGTATATTATCAGATATGGCTGTTAGTTTAGTAACCCAAACTGTTCCAATATATGAGAAAAAAATATTGTTAGAGGTTGAAGGATTAGTTAATAAGTCTAAGTTAATTGCCCAAGCTATAAATAATAACAATTTATTTAGTATAAATAATTATTATGTAAGTTATATTGAAATGAGAATAATTCAATTAGAAGTTATAAAAAGAATGAAAAGGCATTTTTCAAGATTTTACATGACCTTTGAACAAACTAAAATATTATCAGAGTTTACTAATAATGTTGCCATGAATCTTCATGAAGATAATGATTGCCTTGAATTGCTTGAAAGGTTGAATTTATTAAGAAAAGATTATAAGAATATGGAATTGCCTAAAAATCGAGAAGAATTTGAAAATCGAGCTCTATTATTTCAATTTTTAAATGATTTAGAGGACTTCTTAAATGCAAAAAGAGAATTTAAAGAATATTTTTAA